Proteins encoded within one genomic window of Halictus rubicundus isolate RS-2024b unplaced genomic scaffold, iyHalRubi1_principal scaffold0049, whole genome shotgun sequence:
- the LOC143363487 gene encoding uncharacterized protein LOC143363487, whose amino-acid sequence MYSASNSYIPRNLILLALLYVLCKLKVWKLISLCFKPCNQYVNCFNTGGTHVYNENVTTPSPQYSVRFTSKPQNDQAFTVDEVSDEPVPIYVKPSKRKTVLKPIL is encoded by the exons atgtatagcgcaagcaattcatatattcccagaaa TTTAATCCTACTAGctctattatatgtattatgcaaattaaaagtctggaaactcataagtttatgcttcaaaccttgcaatcagtatgtaaactgtttcaatacaggaggtacccacgtttataacgaaaatgtaacgaCACCGTCACCTCAGTATTCTGTCAGGTTCACATCAAAACCTCAAAATGACCAAGCATTCACTGTCGATGAAGTTAGCGACGAACCCGTACCAAtttatgtaaaaccgtcaaagcgtaaaaccgtactcaaaccaatcttgtaa
- the LOC143363481 gene encoding uncharacterized protein LOC143363481 yields MLVRSLPHALVPRSPQGLMFPFQRLRSNFAVFSSVRPAIGCNVGSLFTSLTGSSVTPGPRVLFSTVKKKFHSVFKWVRLANGCNAGSLFTSRTGSSVTPGPHVSFSTVKK; encoded by the exons atgctggttcggtctttacctcacgcactggttcctcggtcaccccagggtctcatgtttccttttcaacggttaagaagtaattttgcag tgttttcaagtgtgaggccggccattggatgcaatgtgggttcgctgttcacctcactgactggttcctcggtcaccccagggcctcgtgttttgttttcaacagttaagaagaaatttcacag tgttttcaaatgggtgaggttggccaacggatgcaatgctggttcgctctttacctcacgcactggttcctcggtcaccccagggcctcatgtttcgttttcaacggttaagaagtaa